A portion of the Gymnogyps californianus isolate 813 chromosome 25, ASM1813914v2, whole genome shotgun sequence genome contains these proteins:
- the NFRKB gene encoding nuclear factor related to kappa-B-binding protein isoform X2, with protein sequence MDSLDHMLTDPLELGPCGEGNGTRIMEDCMLGTTRVSLPEDLLEDPEIFFEVVSLSTWQEVLTDAQQDHLKKFLPHFHENNREHQNKLISALFSGENFRFGNPLHIAQKLFRDGHFNPEVVKYRQLCFKSQYKRYLSSQQQYFYRLLSILASRNHLLDLARKGGPDMTLRRKHFSPTYDTEERDRRTHRRYLKILREVKEECGDTTLSSDEEDLSSWPPSSPARCPSPPVPLRVIPTLSTLDMKTADKIELGESDLKMMLKKHHEKRKRQPDHPDLVTTDLTLEDIMTRVNAGRKGSLAALFDLATLKKKVKEKEDKKKKKLKMIKSEVEDLADSLSNADGIPPMSQDPSPIPLSSVKEEPLEEMKPCLGINEIASSFFFLLLEILFLEGPATLSVLEDKVLDWQSSPASALNNWFSFAPNWSELVLPALQYLTGDSRDVPSSFSPFVEFKEKTQQWKLLGSCQDHEKELAALFQLWLETKDQTFFKENEDSSDATTPIPRVTDYVVRPSTGEEKRVFQEQERYRYSQPHKAFTFRMHGFESVVGPVKGVFDKETSLNKAREHSLLRSDRPAYVTILSLVRDAAARLPNGEGTRAEICELLKDSQFLAPDVTSAQVNTVVSGALDRLHYEKDPCVKYDIGRKLWIYLHRDRSEEEFERIHQAQAAAAKAKKALQQKPKPPAKMKSSSKESSVKALPSSTSEPSQLSLSDSSMPPTPVTPVTPTAPALPATPISPPPVSVVSKSVSSAGSEPAKPSQSVLLVSSPTMPQLGTLLSTAQSSQTPPGPQPPPTRVVSHTTSSGLPQVRVVTAQSSLPAVSQQAPVVTQQQQPTSVPQIRVPATATQTKVLPQAVMTLPVKAQTSPVQVQRPGSSVTGQTGITVTGLSAAPSPAVKPVTSSPGSSATSTSSTTVIQNVAGQNIIKQVAITGQLGMKTQPGSGIPLTATNFRIQGKDVLRLPPSSITTDAKGQTVLRITPDMMATLAKSQVTTVKLTQDLFTAAAGSSASGKGISATLHVTSNPVQTAESPAKTSTATSASSSPAGSTVVKVTPDLKTAEPTSSAFRLMPALGMTVADQKSKAVTTVASTEAKPAATIRIVQGLGVMPPKAGQTITVATHAKQVPSSSAVSVAGTVHTSAVSLPTMSATVSKAVAVASGAAGTPITIGTGATAVRQVPVSTTVVSTSQAGKLPARITVPLSVISQPVKGKSVVTAPIIKGNLGANISGLGRNIILTTMPAGTKLIAGNKPVSFLTAQQLQQLQQQGQATQVRIQTVPASHLQQGTVSGSTKAVSTVVVTTAPSPKQTQDQL encoded by the exons ATGGACTCTCTGGATCACATGCTGACGGACCCCCTGGAGCTGGGACCCTGCGGGGAAGGAAATGGCACACGCATCATGGAGGACTGCATGCTGGGTACCACCAGGGTTAGCCTGCCCGAGGACCTTCTGGAGGAC CCTGAGATCTTCTTTGAAGTCGTCAGCTTGTCTACCTGGCAAGAGGTGCTGACAGATGCGCAGCAAGACCACCTAAAAAAATTCCTGCCTCACTTTCACGAAAACAACCGAGAGCATCAGAACAAACTCATCTCTGCGTTGTTCAGTGGTGAAAACTTCCGTTTTGGAAATCCGCTGCACATCGCCCAGAAACTCTTCCGGG ATGGACACTTTAATCCTGAAGTTGTGAAATACCGGCAGCTCTGTTTTAAGTCCCAATACAAACGCTACCTGAGCTCTCAGCAGCAGTACTTCTACCGACTGCTCAGCATCCTCGCTTCCCGCAAT CACTTGCTGGATTTAGCTAGGAAAGGAGGCCCTGACATGACCCTAAGGAGAAAGCACTTCTCGCCGACGTATGACACGGAAGAACGAGACAGGCGGACACATCGGCGCTACTTGAAGATTCTGAGGGAAGTGAAAGAGGAGTGTGGAGATACTACCTTGTCTTCTGATGAAGAAG atCTAAGCTCCTGGCCTCCAAGTTCTCCAGCACGTTGTCCAAGTCCACCAGTTCCCCTGAGAGTGATCCCCACATTGTCAACGCTGGACATGAAAACAGCAG ACAAGATAGAACTTGGGGAAAGTGATTTGAAGATGATGTTGAAGAAGCACCATGAGAAACGAAAACGTCAACCT GACCACCCCGATCTAGTGACGACAGACCTGACTCTTGAGGACATTATGACTCGAGTAAACGCTGGCAGGAAAGGTTCCTTAGCAG CCTTATTCGACCTTGCAACCCTCAAGAAAaaggtgaaggaaaaggaagataagaagaaaaaaaagctgaagatgaTTAAATCCGAGGTGGAAGATTTGGCTGACTCTCTTAGCAATGCAGATGGAATCCCACCAATGTCTCAGGAtccttcccccatccctctgTCTTCTGTCAAAGAGGA ACCTCTTGAAGAGATGAAGCCATGCCTTGGAATAAATGAAATAGCTTCCagcttcttcttccttcttttggaGATACTGTTTCTGGAAGGACCGGCTACTCTGTCTGTG cttgAAGATAAAGTTCTAGATTGGCAATCTTCTCCTGCCAGTGCACTAAATAACTGGTTCTCCTTTGCCCCTAACTGGTCTGAACTGGTTTTACCCGCCTTGCAGTACTTGACAGGTGACAGCAGAG ATGTTCCTTCCAGCTTCTCACCTTTTGTTGAATTCAAGGAAAAAACTCAGCAGTGGAAATTACTGG GTTCTTGCCAAGATCATGAGAAGGAGTTGGCAGCACTGTTTCAGCTCTGGTTGGAGACCAAAGACCAGACTTTTTTCAAA GAAAACGAAGACAGCTCAGATGCCACAACACCAATTCCCAGAGT GACTGACTATGTAGTCCGACCTAGCACCGGAGAGGAGAAACGTGTGTTTCAGGAGCAG GAACGTTACCGTTACAGCCAGCCCCACAAAGCTTTCACTTTCCGTATGCATGGCTTTGAGTCAGTTGTTGGTCCTGTGAAGGGGGTGTTTGACAAGGAAACCTCATTAAACAAAGCCCGAGAACATTCTCTCCTGCGCTCAGACAGACCAGCATATGTCACCATCTTGTCCCTTG ttcGTGATGCTGCTGCTCGCCTTCCTAATGGAGAAGGAACTCGTGCTGAAATCTGTGAGCTGCTTAAAGATTCCCAGTTCCTAGCTCCCGATGTCACAAGTGCTCAA GTTAATACTGTTGTTAGTGGTGCTTTGGATCGATTACATTATGAGAAAGATCCCTGTGTGAAATATGATATTGGACGCAAGTTGTGGATCTACCTGCACCGGGACAGGAGTGAGGAAGAGTTTG AACGGATTCACCAGGCTcaagctgctgcagcaaaggcCAAGAAAGCTCTTCAGCAGAAGCCAAAACCTCCGGCTAAAATG AAGTCTAGTAGCAAGGAGAGTTCCGTGAAAGCGCTCCCCAGCAGCACGTCAGAGCCCAGTCAGCTGAGCCTTAGTGACTCCAGCATGCCACCAACTCCTGTGACTCCCGTGACACCAACTGCACCAGCATTACCAGCAACGCCTATTTCACCCCCACCAGTGTCTGTGGTTAGCAAGAGTGTATCTAGTGCCGGATCGGAGCCAGCAAAACCCAGCCAAAG TGTTCTTCTGGTATCATCCCCTACCATGCCACAGCTCGGGACATTGCTTTCCACAGCCCAGAGTTCACAGACACCGCCTGGGCCGCAGCCACCTCCCACCCGGGTGGTAAGTCATACCACCTCCTCAGGACTGCCGCAGGTCCGGGTGGTCACTGCCCAGTCCAGCCTCCCAGCTGTGTCTCAGCAAGCCCCGGTGGtaacccagcagcagcaacctACGTCAGTGCCTCAGATCCGCGTTCCGGCTACGGCCACGCAAACCAAAGTGCTCCCTCAG GCTGTGATGACTCTGCCGGTAAAAGCTCAAACCAGCCCAGTGCAGGTGCAAAGACCAGGAAGCTCCGTGACAGGACAGACAGGCATCACTGTGACAGGACTGTCTGCAGCGCCCAGTCCTGCTGTAAAGCCAGTAACCAGCTCTCCGGGCAGTTCTGCTACAAGCACCTCCTCTACCACTGTCATCCAGAACGTAGCTGGCCAGAATATCATCAAGCAG GTGGCTATTACAGGACAACTTGGCATGAAGACCCAGCCTGGAAGTGGCATCCCGCTCACAGCGACCAATTTTCGGATCCAAGGAAAGGATGTGTTGCGCCTTCCCCCGTCCTCTATCACCACAGATGCGAAGGGACAGACTGTGCTGCGTATCACCCCGGACATGATGGCCACCCTGGCCAAATCTCAAGTCACTACTGTCAAACTGACTCAGGACCTCTTCACAGCAGCTGCGGGAAGCAGTGCTAGTGGGAAAGGCATCTCTGCAACTTTGCACGTGACATCCAATCCTGTCCAGACTGCTGAGTCTCCAGCCAAGACTAGCACGGccacttctgcttcttccagcccagctggaaGCACAGTGGTTAAAGTGACTCCTGACTTAAAGACTGCAGAGCCGACAAGCTCTGCTTTCCGACTGATGCCTGCTCTGGGCATGACGGTGGCAGATCAGAAGAGCAAAGCCGTGACTACGGTGGCATCCACTGAGGCCAAGCCGGCTGCTACTATAAGAATcgtgcaggggctgggggtgatGCCGCCCAAAGCTGGGCAGACCATTACGGTAGCCACTCATGCTAAGCAAGTGCCCTCTTCCTCAGCAGTGAGCGTGGCCGGCACAGTCCATACCTCAGCTGTCTCTTTACCAACCATGAGCGCCACAGTGTCGAAAGCAGTTGCTGTGGCCTCGGGAGCTGCTGGGACTCCCATAACTATAGGCACAGGAGCCACTGCTGTGCGGCAGGTACCCGTCAGCACCACAGTAGTATCTACATCCCAGGCA GGTAAACTACCAGCACGAATAACAGTGCCTCTGTCAGTGATCAGCCAGCCAGTGAAAGGCAAGAGTGTGGTGACTGCCCCCATCATCAAGGGCAACCTCGGGGCCAA CATCAGTGGATTAGGAAGAAATATCATCCTGACTACGATGCCAGCAGGGACAAAACTGATCGCTGGGAACAAGCCAGTGAGTTTTCTGACTGCACAGCAActacagcagctgcagcagcaaggccaGGCCACGCAG GTGCGAATTCAAACAGTACCGGCCTCCCATCTCCAGCAAGGCACAGTGTCTGGCTCTACTAAGGCAGTTTCCACTGTGGTTGTGACAACAGCTCCATCTCCAAAACAGACTCAAGATCAGCTATGA
- the NFRKB gene encoding nuclear factor related to kappa-B-binding protein isoform X1 encodes MDSLDHMLTDPLELGPCGEGNGTRIMEDCMLGTTRVSLPEDLLEDPEIFFEVVSLSTWQEVLTDAQQDHLKKFLPHFHENNREHQNKLISALFSGENFRFGNPLHIAQKLFRDGHFNPEVVKYRQLCFKSQYKRYLSSQQQYFYRLLSILASRNHLLDLARKGGPDMTLRRKHFSPTYDTEERDRRTHRRYLKILREVKEECGDTTLSSDEEDLSSWPPSSPARCPSPPVPLRVIPTLSTLDMKTADKIELGESDLKMMLKKHHEKRKRQPDHPDLVTTDLTLEDIMTRVNAGRKGSLAALFDLATLKKKVKEKEDKKKKKLKMIKSEVEDLADSLSNADGIPPMSQDPSPIPLSSVKEEPLEEMKPCLGINEIASSFFFLLLEILFLEGPATLSVLEDKVLDWQSSPASALNNWFSFAPNWSELVLPALQYLTGDSRDVPSSFSPFVEFKEKTQQWKLLGSCQDHEKELAALFQLWLETKDQTFFKENEDSSDATTPIPRVRTDYVVRPSTGEEKRVFQEQERYRYSQPHKAFTFRMHGFESVVGPVKGVFDKETSLNKAREHSLLRSDRPAYVTILSLVRDAAARLPNGEGTRAEICELLKDSQFLAPDVTSAQVNTVVSGALDRLHYEKDPCVKYDIGRKLWIYLHRDRSEEEFERIHQAQAAAAKAKKALQQKPKPPAKMKSSSKESSVKALPSSTSEPSQLSLSDSSMPPTPVTPVTPTAPALPATPISPPPVSVVSKSVSSAGSEPAKPSQSVLLVSSPTMPQLGTLLSTAQSSQTPPGPQPPPTRVVSHTTSSGLPQVRVVTAQSSLPAVSQQAPVVTQQQQPTSVPQIRVPATATQTKVLPQAVMTLPVKAQTSPVQVQRPGSSVTGQTGITVTGLSAAPSPAVKPVTSSPGSSATSTSSTTVIQNVAGQNIIKQVAITGQLGMKTQPGSGIPLTATNFRIQGKDVLRLPPSSITTDAKGQTVLRITPDMMATLAKSQVTTVKLTQDLFTAAAGSSASGKGISATLHVTSNPVQTAESPAKTSTATSASSSPAGSTVVKVTPDLKTAEPTSSAFRLMPALGMTVADQKSKAVTTVASTEAKPAATIRIVQGLGVMPPKAGQTITVATHAKQVPSSSAVSVAGTVHTSAVSLPTMSATVSKAVAVASGAAGTPITIGTGATAVRQVPVSTTVVSTSQAGKLPARITVPLSVISQPVKGKSVVTAPIIKGNLGANISGLGRNIILTTMPAGTKLIAGNKPVSFLTAQQLQQLQQQGQATQVRIQTVPASHLQQGTVSGSTKAVSTVVVTTAPSPKQTQDQL; translated from the exons ATGGACTCTCTGGATCACATGCTGACGGACCCCCTGGAGCTGGGACCCTGCGGGGAAGGAAATGGCACACGCATCATGGAGGACTGCATGCTGGGTACCACCAGGGTTAGCCTGCCCGAGGACCTTCTGGAGGAC CCTGAGATCTTCTTTGAAGTCGTCAGCTTGTCTACCTGGCAAGAGGTGCTGACAGATGCGCAGCAAGACCACCTAAAAAAATTCCTGCCTCACTTTCACGAAAACAACCGAGAGCATCAGAACAAACTCATCTCTGCGTTGTTCAGTGGTGAAAACTTCCGTTTTGGAAATCCGCTGCACATCGCCCAGAAACTCTTCCGGG ATGGACACTTTAATCCTGAAGTTGTGAAATACCGGCAGCTCTGTTTTAAGTCCCAATACAAACGCTACCTGAGCTCTCAGCAGCAGTACTTCTACCGACTGCTCAGCATCCTCGCTTCCCGCAAT CACTTGCTGGATTTAGCTAGGAAAGGAGGCCCTGACATGACCCTAAGGAGAAAGCACTTCTCGCCGACGTATGACACGGAAGAACGAGACAGGCGGACACATCGGCGCTACTTGAAGATTCTGAGGGAAGTGAAAGAGGAGTGTGGAGATACTACCTTGTCTTCTGATGAAGAAG atCTAAGCTCCTGGCCTCCAAGTTCTCCAGCACGTTGTCCAAGTCCACCAGTTCCCCTGAGAGTGATCCCCACATTGTCAACGCTGGACATGAAAACAGCAG ACAAGATAGAACTTGGGGAAAGTGATTTGAAGATGATGTTGAAGAAGCACCATGAGAAACGAAAACGTCAACCT GACCACCCCGATCTAGTGACGACAGACCTGACTCTTGAGGACATTATGACTCGAGTAAACGCTGGCAGGAAAGGTTCCTTAGCAG CCTTATTCGACCTTGCAACCCTCAAGAAAaaggtgaaggaaaaggaagataagaagaaaaaaaagctgaagatgaTTAAATCCGAGGTGGAAGATTTGGCTGACTCTCTTAGCAATGCAGATGGAATCCCACCAATGTCTCAGGAtccttcccccatccctctgTCTTCTGTCAAAGAGGA ACCTCTTGAAGAGATGAAGCCATGCCTTGGAATAAATGAAATAGCTTCCagcttcttcttccttcttttggaGATACTGTTTCTGGAAGGACCGGCTACTCTGTCTGTG cttgAAGATAAAGTTCTAGATTGGCAATCTTCTCCTGCCAGTGCACTAAATAACTGGTTCTCCTTTGCCCCTAACTGGTCTGAACTGGTTTTACCCGCCTTGCAGTACTTGACAGGTGACAGCAGAG ATGTTCCTTCCAGCTTCTCACCTTTTGTTGAATTCAAGGAAAAAACTCAGCAGTGGAAATTACTGG GTTCTTGCCAAGATCATGAGAAGGAGTTGGCAGCACTGTTTCAGCTCTGGTTGGAGACCAAAGACCAGACTTTTTTCAAA GAAAACGAAGACAGCTCAGATGCCACAACACCAATTCCCAGAGT AAGGACTGACTATGTAGTCCGACCTAGCACCGGAGAGGAGAAACGTGTGTTTCAGGAGCAG GAACGTTACCGTTACAGCCAGCCCCACAAAGCTTTCACTTTCCGTATGCATGGCTTTGAGTCAGTTGTTGGTCCTGTGAAGGGGGTGTTTGACAAGGAAACCTCATTAAACAAAGCCCGAGAACATTCTCTCCTGCGCTCAGACAGACCAGCATATGTCACCATCTTGTCCCTTG ttcGTGATGCTGCTGCTCGCCTTCCTAATGGAGAAGGAACTCGTGCTGAAATCTGTGAGCTGCTTAAAGATTCCCAGTTCCTAGCTCCCGATGTCACAAGTGCTCAA GTTAATACTGTTGTTAGTGGTGCTTTGGATCGATTACATTATGAGAAAGATCCCTGTGTGAAATATGATATTGGACGCAAGTTGTGGATCTACCTGCACCGGGACAGGAGTGAGGAAGAGTTTG AACGGATTCACCAGGCTcaagctgctgcagcaaaggcCAAGAAAGCTCTTCAGCAGAAGCCAAAACCTCCGGCTAAAATG AAGTCTAGTAGCAAGGAGAGTTCCGTGAAAGCGCTCCCCAGCAGCACGTCAGAGCCCAGTCAGCTGAGCCTTAGTGACTCCAGCATGCCACCAACTCCTGTGACTCCCGTGACACCAACTGCACCAGCATTACCAGCAACGCCTATTTCACCCCCACCAGTGTCTGTGGTTAGCAAGAGTGTATCTAGTGCCGGATCGGAGCCAGCAAAACCCAGCCAAAG TGTTCTTCTGGTATCATCCCCTACCATGCCACAGCTCGGGACATTGCTTTCCACAGCCCAGAGTTCACAGACACCGCCTGGGCCGCAGCCACCTCCCACCCGGGTGGTAAGTCATACCACCTCCTCAGGACTGCCGCAGGTCCGGGTGGTCACTGCCCAGTCCAGCCTCCCAGCTGTGTCTCAGCAAGCCCCGGTGGtaacccagcagcagcaacctACGTCAGTGCCTCAGATCCGCGTTCCGGCTACGGCCACGCAAACCAAAGTGCTCCCTCAG GCTGTGATGACTCTGCCGGTAAAAGCTCAAACCAGCCCAGTGCAGGTGCAAAGACCAGGAAGCTCCGTGACAGGACAGACAGGCATCACTGTGACAGGACTGTCTGCAGCGCCCAGTCCTGCTGTAAAGCCAGTAACCAGCTCTCCGGGCAGTTCTGCTACAAGCACCTCCTCTACCACTGTCATCCAGAACGTAGCTGGCCAGAATATCATCAAGCAG GTGGCTATTACAGGACAACTTGGCATGAAGACCCAGCCTGGAAGTGGCATCCCGCTCACAGCGACCAATTTTCGGATCCAAGGAAAGGATGTGTTGCGCCTTCCCCCGTCCTCTATCACCACAGATGCGAAGGGACAGACTGTGCTGCGTATCACCCCGGACATGATGGCCACCCTGGCCAAATCTCAAGTCACTACTGTCAAACTGACTCAGGACCTCTTCACAGCAGCTGCGGGAAGCAGTGCTAGTGGGAAAGGCATCTCTGCAACTTTGCACGTGACATCCAATCCTGTCCAGACTGCTGAGTCTCCAGCCAAGACTAGCACGGccacttctgcttcttccagcccagctggaaGCACAGTGGTTAAAGTGACTCCTGACTTAAAGACTGCAGAGCCGACAAGCTCTGCTTTCCGACTGATGCCTGCTCTGGGCATGACGGTGGCAGATCAGAAGAGCAAAGCCGTGACTACGGTGGCATCCACTGAGGCCAAGCCGGCTGCTACTATAAGAATcgtgcaggggctgggggtgatGCCGCCCAAAGCTGGGCAGACCATTACGGTAGCCACTCATGCTAAGCAAGTGCCCTCTTCCTCAGCAGTGAGCGTGGCCGGCACAGTCCATACCTCAGCTGTCTCTTTACCAACCATGAGCGCCACAGTGTCGAAAGCAGTTGCTGTGGCCTCGGGAGCTGCTGGGACTCCCATAACTATAGGCACAGGAGCCACTGCTGTGCGGCAGGTACCCGTCAGCACCACAGTAGTATCTACATCCCAGGCA GGTAAACTACCAGCACGAATAACAGTGCCTCTGTCAGTGATCAGCCAGCCAGTGAAAGGCAAGAGTGTGGTGACTGCCCCCATCATCAAGGGCAACCTCGGGGCCAA CATCAGTGGATTAGGAAGAAATATCATCCTGACTACGATGCCAGCAGGGACAAAACTGATCGCTGGGAACAAGCCAGTGAGTTTTCTGACTGCACAGCAActacagcagctgcagcagcaaggccaGGCCACGCAG GTGCGAATTCAAACAGTACCGGCCTCCCATCTCCAGCAAGGCACAGTGTCTGGCTCTACTAAGGCAGTTTCCACTGTGGTTGTGACAACAGCTCCATCTCCAAAACAGACTCAAGATCAGCTATGA